AGGCAGCGCGCTGTACGGCCTGCCACTCTTGCGCCTCGATCGGCAGCTGTCCGTCTTCGCGGAGGCGCTGGAAGCGCAAGGGCACGAAGCGCGATTGGCCAGCGTCGCCCAGCGGCTCACGACGGAAGACTCTCGCTGTCTCGCCTTCTGCATGGCAGCGGGCGTGGCGCTGGTGGACGACTTCGTGGCCAGCGGTGAAGCCGACGCCATCGAGCGCTTCGCCGCGGCGTTCCAGCTCTCCGCGGACGAGTCCCAGCATTTGCTGCGAGAAGTCCACGAGCGCATGAGCGGCGCCTGAGGCTTCGACGTCGCGGCGCTGCCCACGCCCGAGAGCATGCCGTGCTGGACGTCGCCAAGGGCGTGGCGACCGGTAGTCCTTCCGCAACCCTCGAGGGACTCGCCAAGCTGGCGCCCAAGGACAGCTCGGCGCGGGTGGCGCTGGAGGGACTTTCGGCAGCGGCCGGCGGTGACGTGAAGGGCACCGTGGAGGCCATCGCCAAGCTGGGGGGCGTGGACGACGAGCTCGAGACCGTACGCGCGCGGCTGCGTCAGGCGGACCAGCTCACGGCCTTGAAGCGGCGGGCTGAGGGGCGCATGGCGGGCGGCTGACCCCCTCTTGCGCCCCAGGCGCCGGCGCTATACTGCCCGACACGAAATCCGGACAGGAGGTCATGGCCGAAATGGTCGGCCGTCGACACCTGTTGGACATGCGGCGCGTACAGGGCAATCGACCCGGCGAATCATGAGCACCATTGCCCCCAGTCCCGA
The window above is part of the Polyangiaceae bacterium genome. Proteins encoded here:
- a CDS encoding TerB family tellurite resistance protein, producing the protein MLGDELNVMFKDAADPTAVEAYAKRQGAFDLSAEELAKSDQVEATLEAMYLMAASDGEVAPEELHQLSASLRAMLEPFEAEGSALYGLPLLRLDRQLSVFAEALEAQGHEARLASVAQRLTTEDSRCLAFCMAAGVALVDDFVASGEADAIERFAAAFQLSADESQHLLREVHERMSGA